The Primulina eburnea isolate SZY01 chromosome 6, ASM2296580v1, whole genome shotgun sequence genome contains a region encoding:
- the LOC140833888 gene encoding pyruvate, phosphate dikinase, chloroplastic-like, with translation MLIRCTANDVHTRITLKEKYADQIDLLRVHPCRARVSRRSSPDRATWSHGSRIKLTKPEPRKRAQAVLSPVSDPTPATTKRVYTFGKGRSEGNKGMKSLLGGKGANLAEMASIGLSVPPGFTISTEACQEYQQMGKKLPQGLWDEILEGLKIVEEDMEASLGDPSKPLLLSVRSGAAISMPGMMDTVLNLGLNDEVVAGLGAKSGERFAYDSYRRFLDMFGNVVMDIPHSLFEEKLEKMKSKKGIKLDTDLTASDLKELVEEYKSVYLEAKGEKFPSDPEKQLELAIKAVFNSWDSPRAIKYRSINQITGLKGTAVNIQCMVFGNMGNTSGTGVLFTRNPSTGENKLYGEFLINAQGEDVVAGIRTPEDLDTMKNCMPEAYKELVENCEILEGHYKDMMDIEFTVQENRLWMLQCRSGKRTGKGAVKIAVDMVNEGLVGSRTAIKMVEPQHLDQLLHPQFEDPSAYKNFVIAKGLPASPGAAVGQVVFSAEDAEEWHAQGKSCILVRTETSPEDVGGMHAAAGILTARGGMTSHAAVVARGWGKCCVSGCSDIRVNDSEKVFMVGDKVIHEGEWISLNGSTGEVILGKQPLSPPALTGDLEIFMSWADEIRRIKVMANADTPEDALTARSNGAQGIGLCRTEHMFFASDERIKAVRKMIMAVTLEQRKQALDLLLPYQRADFEGIFRAMDGLPVTIRLLDPPLHEFLPEGDIEQIVEELTIDTGMSEDEVYSRIEKLSEVNPMLGFRGCRLGISYPELSEMQVRAIFQAAISMTNQGVTVLPEIMVPLIGTPQELSHQVSLVRGVANKVFSEMGASVSYKVGTMIEIPRAALVADEIAKEAEFFSFGTNDLTQMTFGYSRDDVGKFLPIYLSKGILQNDPFEVLDQKGVGQLIKIATERGRAARPSLKVGICGEHGGEPSSVAFFVEAGLDYVSCSPFRVPIARLAAAQVAV, from the exons ATGCTGATCAGGTGCACTGCGAATGATGTGCATACAAGAATAACATTGAAGGAGAAATACGCGGATCAAATTGATCTTCTCAGGGTGCATCCATGTCGTGCTCGAGTTAGCCGGAGATCGAGCCCAGATCGAGCCACCTGGTCCCATGGTTCAAGAATCAAGCTAACAAAACCTGAGCCGAGGAAAAGGGCACAAGCCGTACTTAGTCCTGTATCAGACCCCACTCCAGCCACCACAAAG AGAGTATACACATTTGGCAAGGGAAGGAGTGAGGGGAACAAGGGTATGAAGTCCTTG TTAGGAGGAAAAGGTGCAAATCTTGCTGAAATGGCGAGCATTGGTCTATCAGTTCCACCCGGATTCACCATTTCTACGGAGGCGTGTCAAGAATATCAGCAAATGGGCAAGAAGCTGCCACAAGGATTATGGGACGAGATATTAGAAGGTTTAAAAATTGTGGAGGAGGATATGGAAGCTTCACTCGGTGACCCCTCGAAGCCTCTCCTCCTTTCGGTTAGATCTGGTGCAGCG atTTCTATGCCTGGCATGATGGACACGGTTCTAAATCTCGGGCTCAATGATGAAGTAGTTGCTGGTTTGGGGGCGAAAAGTGGAGAGCGGTTTGCATATGACTCATATAGACGGTTTCTTGATATGTTCGGAAATGTT GTAATGGACATTCCACATTCATTGTTCGAAGAAAAACTAGAAAAGATGAAAAGTAAAAAAGGCATAAAGCTTGATACTGATCTAACAGCCTCTGATTTAAAAGAGCTGGTGGAAGAATATAAAAGTGTCTATCTTGAAGCTAAGGGTGAAAAGTTCCCTTCCG ATCCAGAAAAGCAACTGGAGTTGGCTATAAAAGCAGTTTTTAATTCATGGGACAGTCCAAGGGCGATAAAATACCGAAGCATTAACCAAATAACTGGTCTGAAAGGAACCGCTGTTAATATTCAATGTATGGTATTTGGAAACATGGGAAACACTTCAGGAACAGGTGTTCTCTTTACAAGAAATCCGAGTACTGGTGAAAACAAGCTCTATGGGGAGTTTCTGATTAATGCTCAG GGAGAAGATGTTGTTGCTGGAATTAGAACCCCAGAGGACTTGGATACCATGAAGAATTGTATGCCTGAAGCTTATAAAGAGCTAGTGGAAAACTGTGAAATACTAGAGGGACATTACAAAGATATGATG GACATTGAATTCACTGTCCAAGAAAATAGGCTATGGATGTTACAATGTAGATCTGGTAAGCGTACAGGTAAAGGTGCTGTAAAGATTGCAGTAGACATGGTAAATGAAGGGCTCGTTGGTTCTCGTACGGCAATAAAAATGGTAGAACCTCAGCATCTTGATCAACTTCTTCATCCGCAG TTTGAGGATCCGTCTGCTTACAAGAATTTTGTTATAGCCAAAGGGTTGCCTGCATCTCCCGGTGCGGCAGTTGGACAGGTCGTTTTTAGTGCTGAAGATGCTGAAGAATGGCATGCTCAAGGGAAGAGTTGCATCTTG GTGAGAACTGAAACAAGTCCAGAGGATGTTGGAGGTATGCATGCAGCTGCTGGGATTTTGACTGCTAGAGGTGGCATGACATCTCATGCAGCAGTTGTTGCTCGTGGATGGGGGAAATGTTGTGTTTCTGGTTGTTCTGATATACGTGTTAACGACTCCGAGAAG GTATTTATGGTCGGAGACAAAGTTATTCATGAAGGAGAATGGATCTCTCTTAATGGGTCAACTGGTGAAGTAATCTTGGGTAAACAGCCGCTCTCCCCTCCTGCTCTGACTGGggatttggaaattttcatgtcATGGGCAGATGAGATCAGGCGGATCAAG GTTATGGCGAATGCTGATACGCCTGAAGACGCTTTGACAGCTCGGAGTAATGGAGCACAAGGGATCGGATTGTGCAGGACAGAACACATG TTCTTTGCTTCAGACGAGAGGATCAAGGCAGTGAGAAAGATGATAATGGCAGTAACACTTGAACAGAGGAAGCAAGCCTTAGACTTGCTGTTGCCTTATCAACGAGCTGATTTCGAAGGAATTTTTCGAGCAATGGATG GTCTGCCTGTGACAATCAGACTATTAGATCCTCCACTACATGAATTTTTACCAGAGGGAGACATTGAACAGATTGTTGAGGAACTAACCATCGATACCGGTATGAGCGAAGACGAAGTTTATTCAAGGATTGAAAAATTATCAGAAGTAAATCCCATGCTTGGATTTCGGGGATGCAG GCTAGGGATATCGTACCCTGAGCTATCCGAAATGCAGGTTCGTGCAATATTTCAGGCTGCCATTTCCATGACCAACCAAGGTGTTACAGTCCTTCCAGAAATAATGGTTCCTCTAATTGGAACACCTCAG GAATTGAGTCATCAAGTGAGTTTGGTTCGTGGAGTTGCAAATAAAGTCTTTTCCGAGATGGGTGCCTCGGTGAGCTATAAAGTTGGCACCATGATAGAAATTCCTCGAGCTGCTTTAGTCGCGGATGAG ATTGCAAAAGAAGCAGAGTTCTTCTCCTTCGGGACAAATGACCTTACACAGATGACATTTGGGTATAGCAGAGACGATGTGGGCAAATTTCTTCCTATTTACTTGTCAAAGGGTATTCTACAAAACGACCCGTTTGAG GTACTTGATCAGAAAGGCGTTGGCCAGCTGATCAAGATAGCAACTGAACGTGGGCGTGCAGCTCGACCGAGCCTAAAA GTGGGAATATGCGGAGAGCATGGTGGGGAGCCTTCTTCTGTTGCCTTTTTCGTAGAAGCTGGACTTGATTATGTTTCATGCTCTCCTTTCAG AGTGCCTATTGCAAGGCTAGCTGCAGCACAAGTTGCAGTGTGA